One genomic segment of Arachis duranensis cultivar V14167 chromosome 4, aradu.V14167.gnm2.J7QH, whole genome shotgun sequence includes these proteins:
- the LOC107485196 gene encoding cationic peroxidase 1, producing MALPITKVHILILFMCLIELGTAQLSPNFYAAKCPNALSTIRSGVNSAVSKEARMGASLLRLHFHDCFVQGCDASVLLDDTATFTGEKTAGPNANSIRGFEVIDSIKSQVESLCPGVVSCADILAVAARDSVVALGGPSWTVQLGRRDSTTASKSQANSDLPAPTLDLSGLISAFSKKGLSTSDMVVLSGGHTIGQARCTTFRARIYNETNIDPNFAKSLQGNCPSTGGDNNLAPIDTTSPTRFDNAYYKNLQVKKGLFHSDQQLFNGGSTDSQVNGYASNPLSFCRDFGNAMIKMGNISPLTGTSGQIRTNCRKIN from the exons ATGGCACTTCCAATCACCAAAgttcatattttaatattattcatGTGTCTTATAGAATTAGGGACAGCTCAATTGTCACCGAATTTTTATGCCGCAAAATGTCCGAATGCACTTTCAACAATTAGGTCAGGAGTGAACTCTGCTGTGAGCAAAGAAGCTCGCATGGGAGCTTCCCTTCTTCGCCTTCATTTCCATGATTGCTTTGTGCAA GGATGTGATGCATCAGTGCTATTAGATGATACAGCAACTTTTACAGGAGAAAAGACAGCAGGTCCAAATGCAAATTCTATAAGAGGTTTTGAAGTCATTGATTCCATAAAGTCTCAAGTAGAGAGCTTGTGCCCTGGCGTTGTTTCTTGTGCTGATATTCTTGCTGTTGCTGCTAGAGACTCTGTTGTTGCT CTTGGGGGACCAAGTTGGACAGTGCAATTGGGGAGAAGAGACTCAACCACAGCAAGCAAAAGCCAAGCTAACTCAGATTTGCCAGCTCCCACCTTGGATCTCAGTGGCCTTATCTCTGCTTTCTCCAAGAAAGGTTTATCAACTAGTGACATGGTTGTTCTATCAG GAGGGCATACAATTGGGCAAGCAAGATGCACAACATTCAGAGCAAGGATATACAATGAGACGAACATAGATCCGAATTTTGCAAAATCATTGCAAGGAAATTGTCCTAGCACTGGTGGTGATAACAACTTGGCCCCAATTGACACAACTAGTCCAACAAGGTTTGACAATGCTTACTACAAGAACTTGCAAGTGAAAAAGGGTCTCTTCCATTCTGATCAGCAACTCTTCAATGGAGGATCCACAGATTCTCAAGTCAACGGTTATGCCAGCAACCCTTTAAGTTTCTGCAGGGATTTTGGCAATGCTATGATTAAGATGGGAAACATTAGTCCACTCACTGGGACCAGTGGCCAGATTAGAACTAATTGCAGGAAGATCAATTAG